Proteins co-encoded in one Desulfitobacterium hafniense DCB-2 genomic window:
- a CDS encoding catalase — MKDNKPNKKREQLEPFIHESEGKKMTSNEGITISDDENTLTAGERGPTLIEDFLSREKLAHFDRERIPERVVHARGYGAHGEFQPYESLADLTMADFLQDPNKKTPLFVRFSQVVGSKGCNETNRDVRGFSIKFYTDEGNFDLIAINMPVFFIQDAIKFPDLIHAVKPEPDNEYPQGQTDHNTFWDFMANNKETAHMSLWIASNRAFPKSFRTMEGFGVHTFRLVNKDGKSHFVKFHIKPLLGVHSLIWDEAQRLGSDADFHRRDLWENIEIGNYPEYEMAIQVIKEEDEFAYDFDLLDPTKLWPEEEIPLRRIGKIILNRNVENAFAETEQSAFHPGNIVRGIDFSNDPLLQGRLFSYTDAQQARLGPNHQQLPINRPVCPFANNQRDGASRLVIDRGKVAYHRNGLANNSPYTVPGTQGGFVTYPSTVEGHKVRSTAPSFKDHYSQAKMFWNSMSEVEKRQIIGAYCFELGKCGPFVRQEWVDVLAHISTELAKSVSKELGTTVPADVEESPVTKSSPALSLHNTIFVPDTLRVAVFLAQGFDGPGVSKVLETLAEAKLRVVIVHDTLGKVSGTEGVTYEVHDSFLTGSPLVYDGILIVGSGNITPYFTYTAQKFTTDIYNHFKPIGIIQKGDAVLEPLGLLADEGIVTDSGPDFAGRFIKAMAKQRFWNRPSFLYPAMV, encoded by the coding sequence TTGAAGGATAACAAGCCCAATAAAAAGCGTGAGCAATTAGAGCCGTTTATTCACGAATCAGAAGGAAAGAAAATGACATCGAATGAAGGAATCACGATTTCTGATGATGAAAACACATTGACGGCCGGCGAGCGCGGGCCAACACTTATTGAAGATTTTCTTTCCCGGGAAAAACTAGCCCACTTTGATCGTGAACGTATTCCTGAACGTGTCGTCCATGCCAGAGGATATGGGGCACATGGAGAGTTCCAGCCCTATGAATCCTTAGCAGATTTAACGATGGCTGATTTTTTGCAGGACCCCAATAAAAAAACACCCTTGTTTGTCCGCTTCTCACAAGTCGTTGGCTCCAAAGGCTGTAATGAGACCAACCGGGATGTCCGGGGTTTTTCCATTAAGTTTTATACCGATGAGGGCAATTTCGATTTGATTGCTATTAACATGCCGGTGTTCTTTATTCAGGATGCGATTAAGTTCCCTGACTTAATCCATGCGGTGAAACCAGAGCCGGACAATGAATATCCACAAGGTCAGACAGACCACAACACCTTCTGGGACTTTATGGCGAACAACAAAGAAACTGCCCATATGTCTTTATGGATTGCCTCGAATCGCGCCTTTCCCAAAAGCTTTAGAACCATGGAGGGATTTGGGGTACATACCTTCCGTTTAGTGAATAAGGATGGAAAATCCCACTTTGTTAAATTTCATATCAAGCCCTTGCTGGGCGTCCATTCATTAATCTGGGATGAAGCCCAGCGTCTTGGTTCAGATGCTGACTTTCACCGCAGAGACTTATGGGAAAATATAGAGATTGGCAACTATCCGGAGTATGAGATGGCTATTCAGGTCATTAAAGAGGAAGATGAGTTTGCCTATGATTTTGATCTGTTAGATCCGACGAAATTGTGGCCGGAAGAAGAGATTCCTTTACGCAGAATCGGCAAGATAATCCTTAACCGCAATGTGGAAAATGCTTTTGCTGAAACCGAACAAAGCGCCTTTCACCCTGGGAATATTGTGAGAGGGATTGACTTTTCCAATGATCCGCTCCTGCAAGGGAGATTGTTCTCCTATACCGATGCCCAGCAGGCACGGCTTGGTCCCAATCATCAACAACTGCCGATCAATCGTCCGGTCTGTCCATTTGCCAATAATCAGCGTGACGGTGCTTCGAGGCTGGTTATTGATCGCGGAAAAGTTGCTTATCATCGCAATGGGCTTGCGAATAATAGCCCGTATACGGTACCAGGCACCCAAGGCGGGTTTGTCACGTATCCATCCACCGTAGAAGGACATAAGGTAAGATCAACAGCTCCTTCCTTTAAGGATCATTACTCTCAGGCAAAAATGTTCTGGAATAGTATGAGTGAGGTTGAAAAGCGTCAGATTATCGGCGCTTACTGCTTTGAACTTGGCAAATGCGGACCCTTTGTCCGGCAGGAATGGGTTGATGTGCTCGCTCATATCAGCACGGAACTGGCCAAGAGTGTTTCCAAGGAATTAGGCACAACTGTGCCGGCGGATGTCGAGGAATCTCCTGTGACAAAGTCCTCTCCGGCGCTTAGCCTGCATAATACGATTTTTGTGCCGGATACCTTGCGCGTCGCGGTGTTCCTCGCTCAAGGCTTCGATGGCCCCGGTGTAAGCAAAGTGTTGGAAACTTTGGCGGAGGCCAAATTAAGAGTGGTCATTGTCCACGATACCTTGGGGAAGGTCAGTGGAACCGAGGGAGTAACCTATGAAGTCCATGACAGCTTTTTAACGGGTTCCCCCCTTGTCTATGACGGGATACTTATCGTGGGAAGCGGCAATATCACCCCCTATTTTACGTATACAGCACAGAAATTCACAACGGATATCTACAATCACTTCAAACCGATCGGCATCATTCAAAAGGGTGATGCTGTACTGGAACCGCTGGGCTTATTGGCTGATGAGGGGATCGTAACGGATTCAGGTCCGGACTTTGCAGGCAGATTTATCAAGGCCATGGCCAAGCAGAGATTCTGGAACCGTCCGAGTTTTCTTTATCCTGCTATGGTTTAA
- a CDS encoding HD-GYP domain-containing protein, giving the protein MRQLSINRLKEGDILGRTIYANDGRVLLGKGMALTKSYIDRLKTLGINILYIDDEVSKDIIVEDIISEEHRREAMASLDNAVQAVKVGKDFDGFNVKRNIDNIIQDILFQKDIFIGLTDMRTYDNQIFAHSVNVCVLSIVLGKALGLDRENLEGLAIGALFHDIGTVKLPKKLLSKREPFTPKEAALYQTHTNHGFDILRTKRELNLLSAHIAFQHHERLNGNGYPRKLEGDAIHQWAQIVGIANFYDNLVNDGPGHTRIPPYEACEILMGSAEKFFPKDLVITFLKHIAAYPTGCTVKLSTGETGIVVEQNKSLPMRPIIRVLVADQTLSRVQAKEYNLVEERTLFIESILE; this is encoded by the coding sequence ATGCGTCAGTTAAGCATAAACAGGCTTAAGGAAGGGGATATTCTAGGGCGAACAATCTATGCCAATGATGGCCGTGTACTCCTGGGGAAAGGGATGGCTCTGACCAAGTCCTATATAGACCGTTTAAAAACCCTTGGCATCAACATTCTCTATATTGACGATGAGGTAAGCAAGGATATCATCGTAGAGGATATTATCTCTGAAGAGCACCGGCGGGAGGCCATGGCGTCCCTGGATAATGCTGTGCAGGCTGTGAAAGTGGGAAAAGACTTTGACGGTTTTAATGTCAAAAGGAACATTGACAATATTATTCAGGATATCCTTTTCCAAAAGGATATCTTCATCGGGTTAACAGATATGAGAACTTACGATAATCAGATTTTTGCCCATTCCGTCAATGTTTGCGTTCTTTCCATCGTACTGGGTAAGGCCCTGGGCCTGGATCGGGAAAATCTTGAAGGGCTGGCCATCGGTGCCTTGTTCCATGATATTGGCACTGTGAAATTGCCCAAGAAGCTCCTAAGCAAGCGAGAACCCTTTACTCCCAAGGAAGCGGCTCTTTACCAAACTCACACCAATCACGGTTTCGATATCCTCCGGACAAAACGGGAGCTGAATTTGTTGAGTGCCCATATTGCCTTCCAGCACCATGAGCGTCTCAATGGCAACGGCTATCCTCGTAAGCTCGAGGGAGATGCCATTCACCAGTGGGCTCAGATTGTCGGCATTGCTAATTTCTATGATAATTTAGTGAATGACGGTCCAGGACATACCCGCATTCCGCCTTATGAGGCCTGCGAAATTCTTATGGGCAGTGCTGAGAAGTTTTTCCCTAAGGATCTCGTGATTACTTTTCTTAAGCATATTGCCGCGTATCCCACAGGCTGTACCGTAAAACTGAGTACCGGAGAAACAGGTATTGTCGTCGAGCAAAATAAGAGCCTGCCTATGCGCCCCATCATCAGGGTTTTAGTAGCCGATCAAACCCTCTCCCGTGTCCAAGCGAAAGAATACAATCTCGTCGAGGAACGGACCCTTTTTATCGAATCCATTCTGGAGTAA
- a CDS encoding MBL fold metallo-hydrolase encodes MIREVYPQIYLNEIPLPKNPLKALNSYIIPSQGRSLILDTGFNREECRNALMEGIRASGIDLKRTDLVLTHMHVDHSGLADYLWKQGCKVYIGKKDGILLNNFRTSPEQVLGHLSEGLNLNQGIGMKEIEAFDIAPKEPFAYTPLQEGDCLEVGPYRFEVIDIPGHSPGHIGLYERKHKLFLGGDHVLNEITPNITFWHYKIDSLGNFMESLNKIRRFDIDWVFPSHRSLIQDHRQRIDELIIHHQERLEEITGILRDGQKSVIETAARMHWDLSYKSWNDFPLTQKWFASGEAMAHLEHLVYKGEAQRVNSEGKHYYELVNP; translated from the coding sequence ATGATTCGGGAAGTCTACCCCCAGATTTACTTAAATGAAATACCCTTGCCAAAAAATCCACTGAAGGCATTAAATAGCTATATTATCCCCTCTCAAGGCCGTTCCTTGATTTTGGATACAGGGTTTAATAGGGAAGAGTGTAGGAATGCTCTGATGGAAGGAATCAGAGCGTCAGGCATCGACCTGAAACGGACAGATTTGGTGCTGACCCATATGCATGTGGACCATTCCGGGCTGGCTGACTATTTGTGGAAACAAGGGTGTAAGGTCTATATCGGAAAGAAAGACGGTATTCTGCTCAATAATTTCAGAACCTCTCCTGAACAGGTGCTGGGGCATTTGAGTGAGGGTCTTAATTTGAACCAGGGAATCGGCATGAAAGAGATTGAGGCCTTCGACATAGCCCCTAAGGAACCCTTTGCATACACCCCATTGCAAGAAGGGGATTGCTTAGAAGTGGGTCCCTATCGGTTCGAAGTGATCGATATTCCAGGCCATAGCCCCGGACATATCGGTTTATACGAAAGAAAGCATAAGCTGTTTTTGGGCGGGGATCATGTCCTGAATGAAATTACCCCGAATATTACTTTTTGGCATTACAAAATCGATAGCCTGGGAAATTTCATGGAGAGCCTGAACAAAATTCGCCGGTTTGACATTGACTGGGTGTTTCCGTCTCATCGCAGTCTTATTCAAGACCATCGGCAACGGATTGATGAATTGATCATTCATCATCAGGAACGACTTGAGGAAATCACCGGGATTCTGCGTGATGGCCAAAAATCAGTCATAGAGACAGCGGCAAGAATGCATTGGGATTTGAGCTATAAGAGCTGGAATGATTTTCCCCTTACCCAGAAGTGGTTTGCCTCAGGTGAAGCTATGGCTCATCTGGAGCATCTGGTGTACAAAGGGGAGGCTCAGCGGGTGAACTCCGAGGGGAAGCATTATTATGAATTGGTTAATCCATGA
- a CDS encoding CBS domain-containing protein — protein MKVQDIMQTNVITISPNTEIREIAKLLCDHHISGVPVIDLFGNLIGIVSEGDLLHKETHPRVPEAVGFLGALIYYRGVKQYESDLKKLVALKASEIMTHEVITLEKDAAIEEAASLMINHNVKRLPIMENGKMVGIITRKDVIKVLIEE, from the coding sequence ATGAAGGTTCAGGATATTATGCAGACCAATGTTATTACAATTTCGCCGAATACGGAAATTAGGGAAATCGCTAAGCTGCTGTGTGACCATCATATTTCCGGAGTCCCGGTCATCGACCTTTTCGGCAATTTAATCGGTATTGTCAGCGAAGGGGATCTGCTGCATAAGGAGACTCATCCCCGGGTTCCTGAAGCGGTAGGATTCCTGGGTGCTCTGATCTATTACCGAGGTGTCAAACAATATGAATCTGATCTAAAGAAATTGGTTGCCCTCAAAGCCTCGGAAATAATGACTCATGAGGTTATAACTCTCGAAAAAGACGCTGCTATTGAGGAAGCTGCCTCTCTCATGATTAATCACAATGTGAAACGGTTACCCATCATGGAAAACGGCAAAATGGTCGGAATCATCACCAGAAAAGATGTCATTAAGGTTCTGATTGAAGAGTAG
- the fdhD gene encoding formate dehydrogenase accessory sulfurtransferase FdhD, with product MSGHLASTTETQVIKIIGTDKEVVKELVAIEKALTVFINGKEFATMVCTPTQEKELVIGFLGSEGIIEDPDQIKKITLDKREGLVWVETSVEQTLSEDLFLKRYLTSCCGKGKSAFYFANDARLAQKVESRHTITAQEVSHYINLLEDNSELFHLTGGVHGGALASQGSLDYCAVDIGRHNVLDKLYGHAFLNGTDISQKVIVFSGRISSEILIKAAKMGCPILIGVSAPTDLALKLAEELGVTVLGFVRENRMNIYTHSERIKGC from the coding sequence ATGAGCGGCCATTTAGCTAGCACTACAGAAACTCAGGTCATCAAAATTATAGGAACCGATAAAGAAGTGGTCAAAGAACTGGTTGCCATCGAAAAGGCCCTCACAGTCTTTATTAATGGTAAAGAATTTGCGACCATGGTTTGTACGCCCACTCAAGAGAAGGAATTGGTCATAGGCTTTCTCGGTTCAGAAGGGATCATCGAAGATCCTGATCAGATAAAGAAGATTACCTTGGATAAAAGGGAAGGACTTGTGTGGGTGGAAACGTCAGTGGAACAAACCCTTAGTGAAGACCTTTTTCTGAAACGTTATCTCACTTCTTGCTGTGGCAAAGGGAAAAGTGCTTTTTATTTTGCTAATGATGCCCGATTGGCTCAGAAAGTAGAGAGCCGGCACACCATTACCGCCCAGGAAGTCAGCCACTATATCAATTTGTTGGAAGACAATTCGGAACTGTTTCATCTTACCGGAGGAGTTCATGGGGGGGCTTTAGCTTCCCAAGGTTCCTTGGATTATTGTGCCGTGGATATCGGCAGGCACAATGTCCTGGATAAATTGTATGGACATGCTTTTCTCAATGGAACGGATATTTCCCAAAAAGTAATTGTCTTTAGTGGCCGGATTTCTTCGGAGATCCTGATCAAGGCAGCCAAGATGGGCTGCCCTATCCTCATTGGGGTATCAGCCCCTACCGATCTGGCCCTTAAGCTTGCGGAGGAACTGGGAGTCACTGTGCTCGGATTTGTCCGGGAAAACCGCATGAATATCTACACTCACTCTGAGCGGATTAAAGGCTGTTAA
- a CDS encoding helix-turn-helix domain-containing protein has product MIEVGEFIRAIRKRRNLTTTQLADQLDLSNGYISLIERNIVSPSLATLKRIAQALSVPLESFFLDPDTEIIYSYLKKDEQQYIPAEGRNWRLLIDHSKTNLMGAFVVDSTAVDKNVYSHQGVELIYVLEGETSLNISKEDYQLKAGDSLYFDASIMHWDNKKPDVPLKLIVIATPPEGFHF; this is encoded by the coding sequence TTGATTGAGGTCGGTGAATTCATACGCGCCATACGAAAAAGGCGCAACCTTACAACCACCCAATTGGCGGATCAATTGGATTTGAGCAACGGCTATATCAGCTTGATTGAGAGGAACATCGTCAGCCCTTCCCTGGCCACTCTTAAAAGAATTGCCCAAGCGCTCAGTGTCCCTCTGGAGTCCTTCTTCTTGGATCCGGATACAGAAATTATTTATAGTTATCTTAAGAAAGATGAACAGCAGTACATTCCTGCTGAAGGCAGAAATTGGCGCTTACTGATTGATCATTCTAAAACCAATCTTATGGGTGCCTTTGTTGTGGACTCAACGGCTGTGGATAAAAACGTCTATTCCCACCAAGGTGTGGAATTAATCTATGTTCTGGAAGGCGAAACTTCGCTTAACATAAGTAAAGAGGACTATCAGCTAAAGGCTGGGGATTCTTTATATTTCGATGCCTCGATTATGCACTGGGATAATAAAAAACCCGATGTGCCACTGAAACTTATCGTAATAGCCACCCCGCCGGAAGGATTCCATTTTTAG
- a CDS encoding helix-turn-helix domain-containing protein gives MADLGSAIRFMRKNQKLSLKDVAEKTELTISHLSQIERNLASPSLITLEKIASALGYPISSFFVNPQFTSTHIPAEAQRTIQINPGMTLRFLINNVGQRNQLGAYIAEVADLSEEIIIHHGTKLIYVLEGEMHFNVAQKEFYLTEGDSLFFNGNVPHWISRKSKSKLKLFVATTPPEIF, from the coding sequence TTGGCTGATTTAGGTTCGGCAATCCGTTTTATGCGCAAAAACCAAAAACTAAGTCTAAAAGATGTTGCTGAGAAGACAGAACTAACGATAAGTCATTTAAGTCAAATTGAAAGGAACCTGGCTAGCCCCTCCCTGATCACCTTAGAAAAAATAGCCTCTGCTTTAGGATACCCCATCTCTTCCTTTTTCGTAAACCCCCAATTCACCTCAACTCATATTCCTGCGGAAGCTCAGAGAACCATTCAAATTAATCCAGGAATGACTCTTCGCTTTTTAATCAATAATGTCGGTCAAAGGAATCAGCTCGGTGCCTATATCGCTGAAGTTGCCGATCTCTCAGAAGAGATTATTATTCACCACGGAACTAAATTAATCTATGTCTTAGAAGGAGAAATGCACTTCAATGTAGCTCAAAAGGAATTTTACCTTACTGAAGGAGATTCCCTCTTCTTTAATGGCAATGTTCCTCACTGGATAAGCCGCAAATCCAAGTCAAAACTTAAACTTTTCGTGGCCACAACTCCACCTGAAATTTTCTAA
- the sfsA gene encoding DNA/RNA nuclease SfsA, with protein MKYTNIREGQFLSRPNRFIAKVEIDGKEEICHVKNTGRCRELLIPGVTVFLQEADFEHRKTKYDLIGVRKGNRLINMDSQVPNKVFREWLEKGYFQELQHIKQEQTFRNSRFDFYLEAGQRKIFVEVKGVTLEEEGVALFPDAPTERGVKHLRELSQAVAAGYEAYVVFIIQMKDIHYFTPNIKTHQAFGDSLIQAEKQGVKILALDCEVTEDSIEAGDFVTVKLVEG; from the coding sequence ATGAAGTACACCAATATCAGAGAAGGACAATTTCTTTCTCGTCCCAATCGGTTCATTGCTAAGGTGGAAATCGACGGTAAAGAGGAAATCTGTCATGTTAAAAATACAGGCCGCTGCAGGGAATTATTAATACCGGGAGTGACGGTTTTCCTTCAAGAAGCGGATTTTGAGCATCGGAAAACAAAATACGACCTGATCGGAGTTCGCAAAGGGAATAGGCTGATTAACATGGACAGTCAGGTGCCGAACAAGGTGTTTCGTGAATGGTTGGAGAAAGGGTATTTTCAGGAGCTTCAGCATATTAAGCAGGAGCAGACCTTTCGAAATTCGCGCTTTGATTTTTATCTGGAGGCAGGACAGAGAAAAATCTTTGTTGAAGTGAAAGGGGTAACCTTAGAGGAAGAGGGAGTTGCGCTCTTTCCCGATGCCCCCACAGAACGGGGGGTTAAGCACCTGCGCGAGTTGAGCCAGGCTGTGGCTGCAGGGTATGAAGCCTATGTGGTGTTCATCATTCAAATGAAAGATATTCACTATTTCACCCCCAACATCAAGACCCACCAAGCCTTTGGGGATTCATTGATTCAGGCTGAAAAGCAGGGAGTAAAAATTCTCGCTCTGGACTGCGAGGTCACGGAAGATTCTATAGAGGCTGGGGATTTTGTGACGGTCAAATTAGTTGAGGGTTAA
- a CDS encoding DegT/DnrJ/EryC1/StrS family aminotransferase, with translation MNNRMIPFSPPDITDLEINAVVEVLKSGWITSGPKVHLLEEKLQEYCQADHAVALASNSQGLDLILKVLNISGEAEILTTPYTYVATANAALHRGIKPTFIDLKKDSFFMDEEKLYDAISDKTKVILTVDIGGVPMDYDVVRNILREKNREDILLISDSAHSIGAAYKGAPVGTQFDFHVFSFHAVKNLTTAEGGAITFNGDRENLAQVFKYSSLNGQTKDALSKMKAGAWRYDILTDGLKCNMTDIGAAIGLVQLDRYDKILGQRKKLSHIYHSILSEKEWALLPLLENDIMESSYHLYPLRIQGFTEEQRDRVIQELAEMGIATNVHYIPIPMFTYYKELGYDIQDYPNTYAQYANEITLPLYSILTSADCEYVAENVIKAVEKHRK, from the coding sequence ATGAATAATCGAATGATTCCTTTTTCACCACCTGATATAACCGACCTGGAAATCAACGCTGTCGTGGAGGTCCTCAAATCCGGCTGGATCACCAGCGGCCCGAAGGTTCATTTACTGGAAGAGAAGCTCCAGGAGTATTGCCAGGCAGATCATGCTGTTGCCCTTGCCAGCAATTCTCAGGGGCTGGATCTTATACTTAAAGTACTCAATATTTCGGGCGAGGCCGAAATTTTAACAACTCCCTATACTTATGTGGCTACGGCCAATGCCGCCCTCCATCGCGGCATTAAACCTACCTTTATCGATCTGAAAAAAGACAGCTTCTTTATGGATGAGGAAAAGCTATACGATGCCATCTCTGATAAGACCAAGGTCATCCTCACCGTGGATATCGGCGGTGTTCCCATGGATTATGACGTGGTCAGAAATATCCTAAGGGAAAAGAATCGGGAGGATATTCTGCTGATATCCGATTCCGCCCACTCCATTGGCGCTGCCTACAAGGGAGCTCCCGTAGGAACGCAATTTGATTTCCATGTCTTCTCCTTCCATGCTGTTAAGAACTTGACCACCGCCGAAGGGGGAGCCATTACCTTTAACGGTGATCGGGAAAACTTAGCCCAGGTCTTCAAGTACAGTTCCTTGAATGGACAAACCAAGGATGCCCTATCCAAGATGAAAGCGGGAGCATGGCGTTACGATATCTTAACTGACGGATTGAAGTGCAATATGACCGATATTGGGGCTGCCATTGGCCTGGTTCAACTGGATCGCTATGATAAAATTCTCGGCCAGCGAAAGAAGCTCTCCCACATCTATCATTCCATCCTCTCGGAAAAAGAGTGGGCACTCTTACCCTTATTGGAAAATGATATCATGGAAAGCTCCTATCATCTCTATCCTTTGCGAATCCAAGGGTTCACCGAGGAGCAACGGGATCGGGTGATTCAAGAGCTGGCCGAAATGGGCATAGCCACCAATGTTCACTATATTCCCATCCCCATGTTTACTTATTACAAAGAGTTGGGCTATGATATTCAGGATTACCCCAATACCTATGCCCAGTATGCCAATGAAATCACCCTACCCCTCTATTCCATCCTGACCTCCGCTGATTGTGAATACGTGGCGGAGAACGTGATTAAAGCTGTTGAAAAACATAGGAAATAA
- a CDS encoding aminotransferase class V-fold PLP-dependent enzyme, producing MIYFDNAATTWPKPECVYEAVDQCLRNKGANPSRSGHFMALLAGQIVLNARVQIAEFFNISDPLQVVFTPNATEALNIGLKGLLKPGDHVLTSSLEHNAVTRPLEKLRSQGVEVTKLPTSVQEGLYPEQVAAAIQNNTKLIVLSHASNVMGLIQPIGEIGRIAGEKGVLFMVDSAQTAGSMPIDVQAMGIDLLVFAGHKGLLGPQGTGGLYLREDLRLDTLKEGGTGANSEEPFQPEESPERYESGTLNTPGIAGLGAGIEFIKQEGIEKIREKERTLTRQLMLGLSAIPGVILYGPDPSVERAPVVSINLEGREPSEVSYLLDKLYGIASRPGLHCAPDAHKTLGTFQQGTVRLSLGYFNTSQEVEECLDAVAGLSSPNKK from the coding sequence ATGATTTACTTTGATAATGCGGCAACAACTTGGCCCAAACCGGAATGCGTTTATGAGGCAGTGGATCAATGCTTGCGCAACAAAGGAGCGAATCCCAGCCGCTCCGGTCATTTTATGGCCTTGCTTGCCGGGCAGATTGTCCTCAATGCCCGAGTGCAAATCGCCGAGTTTTTTAATATCTCTGACCCCTTGCAAGTGGTGTTTACTCCCAATGCCACCGAAGCTCTTAATATAGGCCTGAAAGGGCTATTAAAACCGGGAGACCATGTGCTTACCAGCTCTCTTGAACATAATGCTGTAACCCGCCCCCTGGAAAAGCTGCGCAGCCAGGGTGTAGAGGTAACCAAGCTGCCGACATCTGTGCAGGAGGGATTGTATCCTGAGCAGGTGGCAGCAGCTATTCAGAACAATACCAAGCTCATCGTCCTCAGCCATGCTTCCAATGTGATGGGGTTAATTCAGCCTATTGGTGAGATCGGCAGAATTGCCGGGGAAAAGGGTGTCCTTTTTATGGTGGATTCTGCCCAGACTGCAGGTTCCATGCCCATCGATGTTCAGGCTATGGGCATCGACCTTTTGGTATTTGCCGGGCATAAAGGGTTATTGGGGCCTCAAGGGACAGGCGGCTTGTATCTTCGTGAAGATTTGCGTCTCGATACCCTGAAGGAAGGAGGAACCGGAGCGAATTCAGAGGAACCCTTCCAGCCGGAAGAGAGCCCGGAGCGCTATGAGAGCGGAACCCTCAATACACCGGGAATTGCAGGTCTGGGAGCAGGTATAGAATTCATCAAGCAGGAAGGAATAGAGAAGATACGGGAAAAGGAAAGAACCCTCACCCGCCAGTTGATGCTGGGCTTAAGCGCAATACCCGGCGTTATTCTTTATGGCCCTGACCCTTCTGTAGAAAGGGCGCCTGTCGTGTCTATTAACCTGGAGGGAAGGGAACCTTCGGAAGTTTCCTATCTCTTGGATAAGCTTTATGGAATCGCGTCAAGACCGGGCTTGCATTGTGCCCCCGATGCCCACAAAACCCTTGGTACCTTCCAACAAGGAACAGTTCGTTTAAGCTTAGGGTACTTTAATACCAGCCAAGAGGTGGAGGAGTGTCTGGATGCGGTTGCCGGACTCAGTTCCCCGAACAAGAAATAA
- a CDS encoding phage holin family protein — translation MEALADIVVKFLDLLEAQFADFRGKLFKILIAVGLIVVALVLAITAFIMFVYGVFLGLSVLMPSYLAAFAVALVAIILGGGLVLCAKKTMA, via the coding sequence ATGGAAGCACTAGCAGATATTGTCGTAAAATTCCTGGACTTACTTGAAGCACAGTTTGCAGATTTCCGGGGAAAATTGTTTAAGATACTGATTGCGGTTGGGCTAATTGTCGTCGCTTTAGTATTGGCGATCACCGCTTTTATCATGTTTGTGTACGGTGTTTTCCTCGGTTTAAGTGTGCTTATGCCGTCTTACCTTGCTGCATTTGCAGTGGCCCTGGTAGCGATTATCCTGGGAGGGGGGTTGGTTCTTTGCGCAAAGAAAACAATGGCTTAA
- a CDS encoding amino acid ABC transporter ATP-binding protein, which translates to MILLEGLHKHFGHLHVLKGIDLQVKTGEKLVVIGPSGSGKSTLIRCMNLLEKPSSGKVVVDGVEITAHKAPVAKVRQSVAMVFQQFNLYPHKTVLENLTLAPTLIKGVSKEEAEVSGMAILERVGLKVKANAYPSQLSGGQQQRVAIARALNMKPKIMLFDEPTSALDPEMIQEVLDVMVDLAHEGITMVVVTHEMGFARQVADRVLFMDEGEVLETGTPEHFFTNPTHERTKLFLSRILR; encoded by the coding sequence GTGATTCTACTGGAAGGACTACATAAGCACTTTGGACATTTGCATGTTCTAAAGGGGATTGATCTACAGGTTAAAACCGGAGAGAAGCTGGTTGTTATTGGTCCCAGCGGATCAGGTAAGAGTACCTTGATTCGCTGTATGAATCTTCTTGAGAAGCCTTCCTCCGGTAAAGTCGTTGTGGATGGGGTTGAGATCACCGCCCATAAAGCGCCTGTCGCCAAGGTTCGGCAATCTGTGGCCATGGTTTTCCAACAGTTTAATTTATATCCCCATAAGACGGTTCTGGAGAATTTAACCCTTGCGCCAACCTTGATTAAAGGAGTCTCTAAAGAAGAGGCAGAAGTGTCGGGAATGGCCATTCTTGAGCGTGTAGGCTTAAAGGTTAAGGCCAACGCTTATCCCTCTCAATTGTCAGGAGGGCAGCAACAACGGGTCGCTATCGCCAGGGCCCTGAATATGAAACCGAAGATCATGCTGTTTGATGAACCCACATCAGCTTTGGATCCGGAAATGATCCAAGAGGTTCTCGATGTGATGGTGGATCTAGCTCATGAAGGAATTACCATGGTTGTTGTTACTCACGAGATGGGCTTTGCCCGTCAGGTAGCGGATCGGGTCTTGTTTATGGATGAGGGGGAGGTCCTTGAGACAGGCACTCCTGAACATTTCTTTACTAATCCTACCCACGAAAGGACAAAACTTTTCCTCAGCCGCATTCTGCGTTAA